A genomic region of Marinobacter sp. NP-4(2019) contains the following coding sequences:
- a CDS encoding SDR family NAD(P)-dependent oxidoreductase has translation MTTTTTLDNQNDQPSLRVDGKIALITGAAGGLGSAFAEALLRAGASVVLSGRRREPLEALKSSLSSISPRIHVVTMDVTDEASVSGAFDTIADDVGIADVVVSNAGVATSQKSLDLTGQDWDRVVDTNLKGCWLVCNEAARRLSSASRNGSLIMISSILGHRVAGNVAPYAAAKAGVEQLTRALALEWARHGIRVNALAPGYVETDLNREFFASEPGLQMIRRIPQRRLGQPADLSGPLLLLASESSGYMTGSTLVVDGGHLQSSL, from the coding sequence ATGACCACAACAACAACTCTGGATAATCAGAATGATCAGCCGTCCCTTAGGGTCGATGGCAAGATTGCATTGATCACCGGTGCCGCCGGTGGTCTTGGCAGCGCCTTTGCAGAAGCCCTGCTTCGTGCCGGCGCGAGCGTTGTTCTCAGCGGTCGCCGCCGCGAGCCCCTTGAGGCTCTCAAGTCCAGCCTCAGTTCCATCAGCCCCCGGATTCACGTTGTCACCATGGATGTCACCGACGAGGCCAGTGTGTCCGGAGCCTTCGATACCATCGCCGACGATGTCGGCATTGCCGATGTGGTGGTATCCAACGCCGGTGTCGCCACCAGCCAGAAGTCCCTCGACCTCACCGGTCAGGATTGGGATCGAGTGGTCGATACCAACCTGAAGGGCTGCTGGCTGGTCTGTAACGAAGCCGCCCGCCGTCTTTCCAGTGCGTCCCGGAACGGCAGCCTGATCATGATTTCCTCGATTCTGGGCCACCGGGTTGCCGGTAATGTGGCACCTTACGCGGCGGCCAAGGCGGGCGTTGAACAACTCACCCGCGCCCTTGCACTGGAATGGGCCAGGCATGGAATCCGCGTCAATGCTCTGGCGCCCGGCTATGTCGAAACCGATCTCAACCGTGAATTTTTTGCTTCGGAACCCGGCCTTCAAATGATTCGCCGGATTCCCCAGCGCCGGCTCGGTCAACCTGCTGATCTGAGCGGTCCCTTGCTGTTACTGGCCTCCGAGAGCTCCGGTTACATGACCGGCAGCACCCTGGTGGTGGACGGCGGCCATCTTCAATCTTCCCTTTAA
- a CDS encoding VC0807 family protein yields MSSPSSSHIPDHKPRPWIDLLVSIIIPSVILMKFSGDEHLGSVNALLIGLAFPLGWGLFELIRYHKKNFIAVLGLISVGLTGGIGLMELDAGWLAVKEAAIPAIIGLAVLISTRTKYPLVRTLLYNPSVLNVDKIQAALKEQGSEDEFEARLLKATYFFSLTFLFSSIMNFVLAKWIVVSPSGTQAFNEELGRMTLVSYPMIAIPSMIMMIAIFYYLWRSIRRLTGYTLEEVMAPHLAAQHGNSKSSDSTTGK; encoded by the coding sequence ATGTCTTCTCCAAGTTCTTCCCACATTCCAGACCACAAGCCAAGGCCGTGGATCGATCTGCTGGTCAGTATTATCATCCCCTCTGTGATTCTCATGAAATTCAGCGGAGACGAGCACCTGGGCAGTGTAAATGCCCTGCTCATCGGCCTGGCCTTTCCCCTGGGTTGGGGACTGTTCGAGCTGATCCGATACCACAAGAAAAATTTCATCGCGGTGCTGGGCCTGATCAGTGTGGGCCTGACCGGTGGCATCGGTTTGATGGAGCTGGATGCCGGATGGCTCGCCGTCAAGGAAGCGGCGATTCCCGCCATTATTGGCTTGGCGGTTCTGATATCCACACGCACCAAATACCCGCTGGTGCGCACCTTGCTGTACAACCCGTCGGTTCTGAATGTCGATAAGATCCAGGCCGCGTTGAAAGAGCAGGGCAGTGAAGACGAGTTCGAAGCGAGGCTGCTGAAGGCGACTTATTTCTTCAGTCTGACCTTCCTGTTCTCCTCCATCATGAACTTTGTGCTGGCCAAATGGATTGTGGTCAGCCCCTCCGGCACCCAGGCCTTCAACGAGGAACTGGGCCGAATGACGCTGGTGAGTTATCCAATGATCGCCATCCCGTCGATGATCATGATGATCGCCATTTTCTACTATCTGTGGCGTTCCATTCGTCGGCTCACTGGCTACACCCTGGAAGAAGTGATGGCGCCGCATCTGGCAGCCCAGCACGGCAACAGCAAGTCCTCGGATTCCACAACTGGTAAATAA
- a CDS encoding acyl-CoA dehydrogenase family protein, producing MDFNLDPKNEAFRQKISRFVEQELIPLEQNPAAYDEHENINTAYLEQMRDKARSQGLWCLQIPEELGGQGLDVSGMAACYEEMNRSIFGPVVFNSAAPDDGNMMVLAKVGTDAQKERWLKPIVDGRVSSSFVMTEPPPGCGSDPGMMQTTATRKGDKWVIHGHKHFITGAAAADHFILIARTSDDARKGLTAFLFHRDDPGWEIVRRIPIMGPEEHGGHCELAFNGLEIPDENRLMEVGDGLKVTQIRLGTARLTHCMRWLGLARRSLEIATDYVDNRESFGQTLAEREGVQWLLGQAAMDIQVGRLLTMHAAWMLDQGDFARKQVSMAKVAVADTLHKAVDTAIQLCGARGYSKDTPLEWIYRYARQARLVDGASEVHKMVFSKNLLAERTNFWHWGVKAS from the coding sequence GTGGACTTTAACCTGGATCCGAAAAACGAGGCCTTCCGCCAGAAAATCAGCCGCTTTGTCGAGCAGGAACTGATACCGCTGGAGCAGAATCCAGCGGCCTATGACGAACACGAAAATATCAATACAGCTTATCTGGAGCAGATGCGTGACAAGGCCCGCAGCCAGGGCTTGTGGTGTTTGCAGATTCCCGAAGAACTGGGTGGTCAGGGCCTGGATGTCTCCGGTATGGCTGCCTGTTACGAAGAGATGAACCGCTCCATTTTCGGGCCGGTGGTCTTCAATTCAGCGGCTCCGGATGATGGCAACATGATGGTGCTGGCCAAGGTGGGCACCGACGCCCAGAAGGAACGCTGGCTGAAACCCATTGTCGATGGTCGCGTCAGTTCCTCGTTTGTCATGACCGAGCCGCCTCCCGGCTGTGGTTCCGATCCCGGCATGATGCAGACCACCGCGACCCGCAAGGGCGACAAGTGGGTGATTCACGGCCACAAGCACTTCATCACCGGGGCGGCTGCGGCCGATCACTTCATTCTCATTGCCCGCACCTCCGACGACGCCCGCAAGGGCCTGACCGCCTTCCTGTTCCACAGGGACGATCCGGGCTGGGAGATTGTCCGTCGTATTCCGATCATGGGGCCGGAAGAACACGGTGGCCACTGTGAACTTGCTTTTAACGGTCTGGAAATCCCCGACGAGAACCGGCTGATGGAAGTGGGGGACGGCCTCAAGGTCACCCAGATTCGCCTCGGTACCGCACGGTTGACCCATTGTATGCGCTGGCTGGGCCTCGCTCGCCGCTCCCTGGAGATTGCCACCGACTATGTGGATAACCGGGAGTCCTTTGGTCAGACCCTGGCCGAGCGGGAAGGTGTGCAATGGCTATTGGGACAAGCCGCCATGGATATCCAGGTGGGCCGACTGCTGACCATGCACGCCGCCTGGATGCTGGACCAGGGTGATTTTGCCCGCAAGCAGGTATCGATGGCCAAGGTGGCGGTAGCGGATACCCTCCACAAGGCAGTGGATACCGCGATTCAGCTGTGCGGCGCCCGGGGTTATTCCAAGGACACCCCGCTGGAGTGGATCTACCGCTACGCCCGCCAGGCCAGACTGGTGGATGGCGCCTCGGAAGTACACAAGATGGTGTTCTCAAAAAACCTGCTGGCCGAGCGTACCAACTTCTGGCATTGGGGGGTCAAGGCTTCATGA
- a CDS encoding branched-chain amino acid ABC transporter permease, producing the protein MKSRIILACLMVTLAALVAVPWIASYFYIFIFTEILIMGLFAASFNLVFGYTGMLSFGHAAFFGVGSYATALVLVHLQWPFLACLLVSMGVSALLALVIGFLSVRLNEVYFAMLTLAFGMMVFAIAYQWRSVTGGSDGLAGFTLGSFGLGINLTLGNPTVYYHVVLAIVGVAALVLYLICRSSFGMILKAIRQNPERVSFAGLNVRTYRLVAFVIAGSFAGLAGGLIAPFLRVASPELIHWSTSAEPVLMSILGGTGYFLGPFIGATVFVLLETLITSFTESWMLVLGIILALMVVFFRKGLLGTFLDWWLEARK; encoded by the coding sequence ATGAAGTCCAGAATAATTCTTGCGTGTTTGATGGTTACCCTGGCAGCGCTCGTTGCGGTGCCCTGGATAGCCTCCTATTTCTATATCTTCATCTTTACTGAAATTCTGATCATGGGGCTGTTTGCAGCCAGCTTTAATCTGGTTTTCGGTTACACCGGCATGCTGAGCTTCGGTCATGCTGCATTTTTCGGGGTGGGCTCCTACGCCACTGCTCTGGTGCTGGTCCATCTGCAGTGGCCCTTCCTTGCCTGTCTTCTGGTGTCCATGGGCGTGTCAGCGCTGCTGGCCCTGGTGATCGGTTTCCTCAGCGTCCGACTCAATGAAGTGTACTTCGCCATGCTGACCCTGGCCTTTGGCATGATGGTCTTCGCCATCGCCTACCAGTGGCGTTCGGTTACCGGCGGTAGCGATGGTCTGGCCGGCTTTACACTCGGCTCGTTCGGACTGGGCATCAACCTGACACTGGGTAATCCAACGGTGTACTACCATGTCGTCCTGGCCATCGTCGGTGTCGCCGCACTGGTGTTGTACCTTATCTGTCGCAGCTCATTCGGGATGATTCTGAAGGCCATTCGCCAGAATCCGGAACGGGTCTCGTTCGCCGGCCTGAACGTTCGCACCTATCGTCTGGTGGCATTTGTCATTGCCGGCAGCTTTGCCGGCCTCGCGGGAGGCCTGATCGCGCCCTTCCTCCGGGTGGCCAGTCCGGAACTGATTCATTGGTCAACATCCGCGGAACCAGTACTCATGTCTATTCTTGGGGGTACCGGCTACTTCCTTGGGCCGTTCATCGGCGCCACAGTTTTTGTCCTGCTGGAAACCTTGATCACCAGTTTCACCGAATCCTGGATGCTGGTTCTGGGTATTATTCTTGCGCTGATGGTGGTGTTCTTCCGCAAAGGCCTGTTAGGTACCTTCCTTGACTGGTGGCTGGAGGCAAGAAAATGA
- a CDS encoding DUF6285 domain-containing protein codes for MINQPGAADLLQEARTLLLEAIAPELDADQRYQALMIANAMGIAGREASDLNSQITRCEQALRQYGDYASEQALAEAIARRELDVTDDHLQELLLTLTRAKLELNNPGYLRQREGK; via the coding sequence ATGATCAACCAGCCAGGGGCTGCCGACCTGTTACAGGAAGCACGGACACTGCTGCTTGAAGCCATTGCGCCCGAACTGGACGCGGACCAGCGCTATCAGGCGCTGATGATTGCCAATGCCATGGGTATTGCCGGCCGTGAAGCAAGTGACCTGAACAGCCAGATCACCCGCTGTGAACAGGCGCTGCGACAGTATGGCGACTATGCCAGTGAACAGGCGCTTGCCGAAGCAATCGCCAGGCGGGAGCTGGATGTGACGGATGACCACCTTCAGGAGCTGCTACTGACCCTGACGCGGGCAAAGCTGGAGCTCAACAACCCGGGCTATCTCAGGCAAAGGGAAGGGAAGTGA
- a CDS encoding TetR/AcrR family transcriptional regulator, with protein MITNYENFRSELIMSKEDIIRELYRENTDRISIKKEATAVKNLTRIIDSTLRLANSKGFHAMTLRDLCADAGMSMGGLYAYIRNKDDLIHLIQSHGFIITRRTLLHYTADVPDTRERLYAAIKAHLYLSELMRSWFYFSYMEAKSLPTPEKRNAIAIELEIESIFQTVIEDGIKEQVFSPKNARLVSSLIKAMLQDWYLKRRKYRDQEISVDEYASVLRDVVESYLRSTN; from the coding sequence ATGATCACCAATTACGAAAATTTCCGGTCCGAACTGATCATGTCCAAAGAGGATATAATTCGAGAACTGTACCGGGAAAACACCGACCGCATCAGTATCAAGAAAGAAGCCACTGCGGTGAAAAACCTCACCCGTATTATTGATTCCACCCTTCGGCTGGCTAATTCCAAGGGCTTTCACGCCATGACCCTGCGGGATTTATGCGCCGACGCCGGTATGAGCATGGGCGGGTTGTATGCCTACATCCGCAACAAGGACGACCTCATTCACCTGATCCAGAGCCACGGCTTTATCATCACCCGACGTACACTTCTGCACTATACCGCCGATGTTCCAGACACACGGGAGCGGCTTTATGCCGCCATCAAGGCCCACCTCTATCTTAGCGAACTGATGCGCTCGTGGTTTTACTTCTCGTACATGGAGGCCAAGAGCCTGCCAACACCCGAGAAAAGAAACGCCATTGCCATCGAACTGGAGATTGAATCCATTTTCCAGACGGTGATTGAGGACGGTATCAAGGAACAGGTATTTTCACCAAAGAACGCACGCCTGGTGTCTTCCCTGATCAAAGCCATGCTTCAGGATTGGTACCTGAAACGTCGCAAGTATCGGGATCAGGAAATCTCAGTGGATGAATATGCATCCGTGTTGAGGGATGTCGTGGAAAGTTATTTACGTTCAACCAACTGA
- a CDS encoding ABC transporter ATP-binding protein, with protein MILDVQNIQTFYGESQALQGVSLKLDEGETVCLLGRNGAGKSTTLKSIMGLTPPRSGSIIFDGQTVSGWRAHRIARAGIGYVPEDRRIFPGLSVRENLDVARYQRQGQQSPWTVAGILDKYPMLGELADQDGATLSGGQQQMLAVARSLMIQPRLLLLDEPNEGLAPVIVKQIGELIDDLSKTTTILFTDQSVHFALKHARRAYILEKGQVVHETSSAELKKDQETQERFLSVA; from the coding sequence ATGATTCTCGACGTACAGAACATCCAGACCTTTTATGGCGAGAGCCAGGCACTGCAGGGCGTTTCCCTCAAGCTTGATGAAGGCGAAACGGTCTGTTTGCTGGGCCGCAATGGCGCGGGCAAAAGCACCACGCTGAAGAGCATCATGGGCCTGACACCCCCGCGTAGTGGCAGCATCATCTTCGATGGTCAAACCGTCAGTGGTTGGCGGGCGCACCGTATCGCAAGGGCAGGGATCGGCTATGTGCCGGAAGACCGAAGGATATTTCCGGGCCTCAGTGTCCGGGAAAACCTGGATGTCGCCCGCTATCAACGTCAGGGACAACAGTCCCCCTGGACCGTGGCCGGCATTCTCGACAAGTACCCCATGCTAGGAGAGTTGGCGGACCAGGATGGCGCTACCCTGTCCGGCGGTCAGCAACAAATGCTCGCGGTGGCGCGGTCGTTGATGATTCAACCACGGCTGTTACTGCTTGATGAACCTAACGAAGGTCTCGCCCCGGTGATCGTAAAGCAGATTGGGGAACTGATTGACGATCTCAGTAAAACCACCACCATCCTGTTCACCGATCAAAGTGTTCACTTTGCTCTCAAACATGCACGCCGTGCCTACATTCTGGAGAAGGGGCAGGTGGTCCATGAGACATCCAGCGCGGAACTGAAGAAGGACCAGGAAACCCAGGAGCGTTTTCTCTCTGTGGCCTGA
- a CDS encoding branched-chain amino acid ABC transporter permease: MSGIGSALLNSLDIGLLLFIIAVGLNIVFGVLNIINFAHGALYMLGAYLAFTLINLMGMPFWAALVLAPIGVAILAVIIDRLLLRFIYSRDIADSLLLTFAVLLIINESVRIIWGSGIEVVDPPSLLAGSIDILGGSVATYSVFVIVVGFAILAGLWYLFNRTRIGRIMRAASLDREMAEALCINTRLVVTGVFAFGAWLAALGGVIAAPMRAVDPGMGDKIIIESFIVVVIGGLGSFPGALIGALVLGLIHGFGGRYLPDVNLLLPFVGMALVLLFKPNGIMGKGASV, encoded by the coding sequence ATGTCTGGCATCGGATCAGCGTTGCTTAACAGTCTCGATATCGGGCTGCTGCTATTCATCATCGCAGTGGGTCTGAACATCGTCTTTGGTGTGTTGAACATTATCAATTTTGCCCACGGCGCACTCTATATGCTGGGGGCCTATCTGGCCTTCACCCTGATTAACCTGATGGGCATGCCATTCTGGGCGGCGCTAGTGCTGGCCCCGATTGGCGTTGCCATACTGGCGGTGATCATCGACCGGCTGCTGTTGCGGTTTATTTACAGCAGGGACATTGCTGACAGCCTGTTGCTGACGTTTGCCGTACTACTGATCATTAACGAAAGTGTCCGAATCATCTGGGGCAGTGGCATTGAGGTCGTTGACCCCCCCTCATTACTCGCGGGCTCCATTGATATCCTTGGCGGCTCCGTCGCCACTTACAGCGTATTTGTCATTGTTGTCGGGTTCGCGATCCTTGCCGGCCTCTGGTACCTGTTCAACCGTACCCGTATCGGTCGCATCATGCGCGCTGCCTCCCTGGACCGGGAGATGGCCGAAGCCCTGTGCATCAACACCCGCCTGGTGGTTACCGGCGTCTTCGCCTTTGGTGCCTGGTTGGCGGCCCTCGGCGGTGTTATCGCCGCGCCCATGCGGGCGGTGGATCCCGGCATGGGCGACAAGATCATCATCGAATCCTTTATCGTTGTCGTCATTGGTGGCCTTGGTAGCTTCCCGGGGGCACTGATTGGCGCCCTGGTTCTGGGACTGATTCACGGCTTCGGCGGGCGCTATCTGCCGGACGTCAATCTGCTGTTGCCGTTTGTCGGTATGGCCCTGGTTCTGTTGTTCAAACCCAACGGCATCATGGGTAAGGGGGCAAGTGTATGA
- a CDS encoding phosphotransferase family protein — protein MSHGLADTFARFIADRTGASHAEVVAFDKLSGGAIQDNFGLTLDLSGGSHPGRHQLVVRQDAPSGVPESLTRPQEFAVLKAAFDAGVTAPEPLWLCEDEAISGAIFYVMKRAGGTASPRKLVKTEYTPQARRKLTRRLGEELARLHSIRPPEEGLDFLPMPQQEHPALSRVMRYRRYLKDIGEPHPVLEWALNWLQDNAPEPGATVLCHCDFRTGNYMMDGDELTAVLDWEFATWSDPCEDLGWLCASCWRFGQDQREVGGMGDKSDLLAGYRELSGNRIDPRHVSYWEVMALVRWAMIALQQARRHISGEQRSLELALTGRMVPQMELDLIHQIRELEASK, from the coding sequence ATGAGTCACGGGCTAGCCGACACGTTTGCACGCTTCATTGCTGACCGGACCGGCGCCAGTCATGCGGAGGTGGTAGCGTTCGATAAACTGTCCGGGGGCGCGATTCAAGACAACTTCGGCCTGACGCTGGATCTGTCCGGCGGCAGCCATCCTGGCCGACACCAACTGGTGGTGCGTCAGGATGCACCATCCGGTGTGCCGGAAAGCCTGACCCGACCCCAGGAGTTTGCCGTTCTCAAAGCCGCCTTCGATGCCGGGGTCACAGCCCCGGAGCCGCTGTGGTTATGTGAGGATGAAGCCATCAGCGGCGCCATTTTCTACGTCATGAAACGGGCCGGGGGCACCGCCTCGCCACGGAAGCTGGTGAAGACGGAATACACTCCACAGGCCCGTCGCAAACTGACCCGGCGTCTTGGCGAGGAACTGGCCCGTCTCCACAGCATCCGGCCACCGGAAGAGGGCCTCGACTTCCTGCCGATGCCACAACAGGAACACCCCGCACTCAGCCGCGTGATGCGCTACCGCCGTTACCTGAAGGACATTGGCGAACCTCATCCGGTGCTGGAATGGGCGCTGAACTGGTTACAGGATAACGCGCCGGAACCAGGGGCAACGGTGTTGTGTCACTGCGATTTCCGCACCGGCAATTACATGATGGACGGCGATGAACTAACCGCTGTACTGGACTGGGAGTTTGCCACCTGGAGCGACCCCTGTGAGGACCTGGGATGGTTGTGTGCCAGCTGCTGGCGATTCGGTCAGGACCAGCGGGAAGTCGGCGGCATGGGCGACAAATCCGACCTGCTCGCCGGCTATCGGGAGCTCAGCGGAAACAGGATCGACCCCCGCCACGTCAGCTACTGGGAGGTAATGGCGCTGGTGCGCTGGGCGATGATTGCCCTGCAGCAGGCCCGCCGCCATATCTCCGGTGAGCAGCGCTCCCTGGAACTGGCGCTGACCGGCCGCATGGTTCCGCAAATGGAACTGGACCTTATCCACCAGATTCGTGAACTGGAGGCTTCCAAATGA
- a CDS encoding ABC transporter ATP-binding protein gives MTTSILTISNLTKRFGGNTAVSGIDLDVIPRETVAIIGPNGAGKTTFYNMVSGRMLPTEGRIVLDDQDITGLPPHKISRLGISRSFQINNIFPEMTVQENVEVVLSAYHGHSRKLFNIASRNTAIQKEAMVLLERLAINQLADRTAEVISYGDKRLLEIAMVLATRPKLVLLDEPTAGMTPDETHRTTALIRNLASSGDYTFLITEHDMDVVFNLADRILVMHRGEKLFAGTPEEVRNHPDVRTAYLGEEDEEDAEQEVVA, from the coding sequence ATGACCACATCCATACTGACCATCTCCAACCTGACCAAGCGGTTTGGTGGAAACACCGCCGTCTCTGGCATTGACCTGGACGTCATACCAAGGGAAACCGTTGCCATTATCGGCCCCAACGGCGCCGGCAAGACCACGTTCTACAATATGGTCTCGGGGCGTATGCTGCCCACTGAGGGCCGCATCGTCCTTGATGATCAGGACATCACCGGGCTGCCACCTCACAAGATCAGCCGGCTGGGGATTTCCCGCTCCTTCCAGATCAACAATATTTTTCCGGAAATGACCGTGCAGGAGAATGTCGAGGTGGTATTGTCCGCCTATCACGGTCACAGTCGCAAGTTGTTCAACATTGCGTCCCGCAACACGGCCATCCAGAAAGAAGCCATGGTTCTGCTGGAGCGGCTGGCGATCAATCAACTGGCGGATCGTACCGCCGAAGTCATCAGTTACGGGGACAAACGCTTGCTGGAGATCGCCATGGTGCTTGCGACCCGCCCCAAACTGGTGCTGCTGGATGAGCCCACCGCGGGTATGACCCCGGATGAAACCCATCGCACTACCGCACTGATCAGGAATCTGGCCAGCAGCGGAGACTACACTTTTCTGATCACCGAACACGACATGGACGTGGTGTTTAACCTGGCCGACCGGATCTTGGTCATGCACCGGGGCGAAAAGCTGTTCGCCGGAACCCCCGAAGAGGTTAGGAACCACCCGGATGTTCGTACGGCCTATCTGGGAGAAGAAGACGAAGAGGACGCAGAACAGGAGGTAGTGGCATGA
- a CDS encoding ABC transporter substrate-binding protein, protein MKQPNLGKLMVSTVTAATLTAASTAYAEDPIRIGGLYILSGSAATYGEFAQKGIDLAVREINESGGILDRDIEMIYEDSQGKASVAIQAARKLVYSEGVDALVGLDSSGVAQGMVPTMPELQKPLIITHAATPDVTGKLCNPFTYRISVNVAQNMKAAAMVAAETDAKNWTTIGPDYAFGHQSWEFFGGYLKELKPDVNLMSDTNFPRFGAEDFTPFIDRVMDSDAEGVLISVWGGDLVNFIRQATNRGFFEKDMELMFTVGAATEVLSALGDRMPEGVHLSTRYWYEAYDNDINKDFVEAYIDAYGNPPSYNAEGAYAAIYAYKQAMEAAGTTDGPAVAKALRGMSMDAPNGTVTFREGDNQAMVSPNWGVSGPMHSDHGIRTLTNLQIFDGEEVARTVEGTGCKL, encoded by the coding sequence ATGAAACAGCCAAACCTCGGAAAACTGATGGTTTCCACGGTGACCGCCGCGACACTGACGGCTGCCAGTACTGCCTATGCCGAAGATCCGATCAGGATCGGAGGCCTTTATATTCTCTCCGGCAGCGCCGCAACCTACGGTGAGTTCGCCCAGAAAGGGATTGATCTTGCTGTCAGGGAAATCAATGAGTCCGGCGGTATTCTCGACCGGGACATTGAAATGATTTACGAAGACAGTCAGGGCAAAGCGTCTGTCGCCATTCAGGCTGCCCGCAAGCTGGTGTACTCCGAAGGCGTCGATGCTCTGGTCGGTCTCGATAGCTCGGGGGTAGCCCAGGGCATGGTGCCAACGATGCCGGAGCTGCAAAAACCCCTGATCATCACCCACGCTGCCACGCCGGATGTTACCGGCAAGCTGTGTAACCCCTTCACCTACCGGATCAGCGTTAACGTGGCCCAGAACATGAAAGCCGCGGCCATGGTGGCGGCGGAAACCGATGCCAAAAACTGGACCACCATCGGTCCGGACTATGCCTTCGGTCATCAGTCCTGGGAGTTTTTCGGGGGTTACCTCAAGGAGTTGAAACCGGACGTCAACCTGATGTCCGACACCAATTTCCCGCGCTTCGGGGCAGAGGACTTCACGCCGTTTATCGACCGTGTCATGGACTCCGATGCAGAGGGTGTGCTGATCTCGGTCTGGGGTGGCGATCTGGTCAACTTCATTCGCCAGGCCACCAACCGAGGTTTCTTCGAGAAAGACATGGAGCTGATGTTTACCGTGGGTGCGGCCACCGAAGTGCTGTCGGCACTGGGGGATCGCATGCCGGAAGGGGTACATCTGTCTACCCGCTACTGGTACGAAGCTTATGACAACGACATCAACAAAGACTTTGTAGAAGCCTACATCGACGCCTACGGCAACCCACCCAGCTATAACGCAGAAGGCGCTTACGCGGCCATTTACGCTTACAAACAGGCTATGGAAGCCGCTGGCACCACTGACGGTCCGGCCGTTGCCAAGGCGTTGCGCGGTATGAGTATGGACGCCCCCAACGGCACCGTCACCTTCCGTGAAGGCGATAATCAGGCCATGGTCAGCCCCAACTGGGGTGTGTCCGGTCCCATGCATTCAGACCATGGCATCCGGACCCTGACCAACCTGCAGATTTTCGATGGGGAGGAAGTCGCAAGGACCGTCGAAGGGACCGGTTGCAAGCTCTGA